GGCGCGCCGCCGACCCGCTCGATCGCCGGAATCACGTCGGCGCGGTCGCGCACGAAGGTCGTCGCCGGCATCGGGATCTTGTGGCGCGAGAGGATCTGCGTCGCGCGCAGCTTGTCGCGGCTGTTGGCGATGCCGTAGCTCGTGTTGGGGGTGTAGACGTCCATCTGCTCGAACTGGCGCACGACGGCGGTGCCGAAGTAGGTGATCGAGTTGCCGATGCGCGGCAGCACGGCGTCGTACGTCGAGAGCTGCTTGCCGCGGAACAGCAGGTCGGGCTCCTCGCCGGAGAGGTCGATGCCGAAGCGCAGGGTGTTGAGCACCTTCACGTCGTGACCGCGGTCCACGGCGGCCGTGCGCAGCCGCTGCGTGCTGTAGGACCGCGGGGCCCGGGAGAGGATGGCGAGCTTCATGGGCAGCATCCAACCACCCCCTCCGCGGCGCCCACCTGCCAAGATGGCCCGGTGTCCACAGCCCCCCAGCCACCCGCGCTCGACAAGGTCGTGCTGGGCTGGCGCGAGTGGGTGGCGCTGCCCCAGGCCGGGGTGCCGTGGGTCAAGGCCAAGATCGACACGGGCGCCCGATCGTCGTCGATGCACGCCTTCGACCTCGAGGCCCACGAGCGTGACGGGCAGCAGCGGGTGCGCTTCTCGATCCACCCCTGGCAGCGCTCCGACGACGACCTCGTCGAGCTCGACCTGCCCGTCCTCGACCGCCGTGAGGTGCGCTCCAGCAACGGTCAGGCCGAGCAGCGCTACGCGGTCGCGCTCGACGTCACGCTCGCCGGACGCACCATCACGACCGAGATGACGCTCAGCAACCGCGACGAGATGGGCTTCCGGATGCTGATCGGCCGCGAGGCGCTGGCGCGCGGCTTCCTCGTCGACGCGTCGGTGTCGTACGCCGGTGGGCGGCCGCGCCGCTCCGTGCGCCGCAAGAACTGGGGCAGGTAGGTGGCGCGCGAGTCCTTCGCCATCGGCGGGGTCCGGATCCGCGCCGGGTCGGCGCGTGCTCTCGAGCTGCCGATCACCCGGCTCGTCACCGGCGCCGAGGTCACGCTGCCGGTGCGCGTGGTGCACGGGCGCGAGGACGGTCCGCGGATCTGGATCGACGCCGCCATCCACGGCGACGAGGTGGCCGGCGTGGAGGTGGTGCGCCAGGTGATGGCCGGACTCGACCCCAAGACGTTCCGCGGCACGCTCGTCGCGGTGCCGATCGTCAACGTGCTCGGCTTCATGACGGGCGACCGCTACCTGCCCGACCGCCGCGACCTCAACCGGTCGTTCCCCGGCTCGCCCCGCGGCTCGCTGGCCAGCCGCATCGCCCACCTGTTCATGCGCGAGATCGTCGCCGGCTGCGAGGTCGGCATCGACCTGCACACCGGCTCCGACCAGCGCAGCAACCTGCCCCAGGTGCGGGCCGACCTCGACGACCCCCGCACCCGCGAGCTGGCGGCCGCCTTCGGTGCGCCGGTCATGCTCCACGCCCGGATCCGTGACGGCTCGCTGCGCCACGCGGCGGGCGAGCACGGCGCGCGGGTGCTGCTCTACGAGGCCGGGGAGAACCTCCGCTTCGACGACTACGCCGTCGAGGCCGGCGTGGTCGGCGTACGCCGGGTGCTCGCCGCGCTGGGGATGACCGAGCCGGTGGAGGAGCCGCCGGTCGAGCCGAGCCTGGAGTGCCGCTCCAGCGGCTGGGTGCGTGCGCGGCGCTCGGGCATCCTGCACCTCGACGCCCACCTCGGCCAGAAGGTGAGCGACGGCGAGCGGCTCGGCACCCTCTTCGACTCCTTCGGCAAGACGCTCCGCGCGGTCTACGCCAACCGTGACGGCGTCGTGATCGGCCGCACCGAGGCCCCCCTGGTCAACTCCGGGGACGCGGTGGTGCACATCGCCGGGTGAGCGCCCGGTCGGGGGCGTCTGGTTGAGTGCGCAGCATGCCTGCCGACCTGCCCGTCCTCGACGTCGCCGCCTTCCGTGCCGAGTTCCCCTCGCTCGAGTCGGGCATCGCCCACTTCGACAACCCGGGCGGCACGCAGACGCCCCGCGTCGTCGGCGACGCCATCGCGCGCACCCTCACCGGCCCGCTGTCGCAGCGCGGCTCCGCGCTGGTCAGCCAGCGCAACGCCGAGGACGCCGTGGTCGGCTTCCGCGCCGCCGTCGCCGACCTCGTCGCGGGCCGACCGGGTGGCGTGGTCCACGGGCGCAGCGCCACCGCGCTGACCTACGACGTCTCGCGCACCCTGTCTCGCACCTGGTCGCCCGGCGACGACATCGTGGTCAGCGAGCTCGACCACGACTCCAACGTGCGCCCGTGGCTCCAGGCCGCCGAGCGGGCCGGCGTCACCGTGCGCTGGCTGCGCCTCGATCCCGCGACCGGCGAGCTCGACCTCGCCTCGCTCGAGGAGATCACCGAGCGGACCCGCCTCGTCGCGCTGACCGCGGCCTCCAACCTGCTCGGCACCCGGCCGCCGGTCGCCACCGTCGCCGCCCGCGCCCACGAGGTCGGGGCGCTCGTCCACGTCGACGCGGTGCACCACACGGCCCACGCCGCCCCCGACATCACCGCGATGGGCGCTGACCTCCTGGTGTGCTCGCCCTACAAGTTCTTCGGTCCCCACTGCGGCGCCCTGGTCGCCGACCCGGCGCTGCTGGAGACGCTGCGGCCGGACAAGCTGCTCCCCTCCACCGACGTGGTCCCCGAGCGCTTCGAGCTCGGCACGCTGCCCTACGAGCTGCTCGCCGGCGTCACCGCCGCCGTCGACCTGATCGCCTCGCTGGGCTCGGGCGACACGCGTCGCGAGCGGCTGGTCGACGCGGCCGGCCGCATCGCCGCCCACGAGCTGCGCCTGCGCGAGCGGATCGAGGACGGGCTCGTCGGCCTCGGCGACCGGCTCACCCTGCACTCGCGGGCGGCCTCGCGCACCTCGACGCTGTTCCTCACCCTGCGCGACCACGCGCCCGGGGAGGTCTTCGAGCGGCTCGCCCGCCGCGACGTGCTCGTGCCGGCCGGGACGTTCTACGCCCACGAGACCTTCCGGGCCCTCGGGCTCCCGGTCGACTCGGGCCTGCGGATCGGTCTCGCCGCCTACAACGACGACTCCGACGTCGACCGGCTCCTCGACGGGCTGGCCGACGCCCTCGGCTGAGGGCCGACTCAGTCGCTGATGTGGCCGCCGTCGGCCTGGTCGGCGACGTCCGCGGCGCCGGGACCGTGCTCATGGGCCTCGGAGTCGACGTCGTCGGTGTCGACCGTGTCGCCGACGGTCGCGTTGCCGCGCGGCTGGGCGTCGAGCGCGCGCTGGCGGTCGGCGTCGCTGACCCGCTCGCCCGCTCCGGGGAAGACCGACTCCTCCGGGTGCTCGGCGTAGGGATCGCGCCCGGTCTGCTCGTCGCTCGTCATGTCTCCACCGTACGCCGACGGGTGGTCACAGACGCGCGGACGAAGGGCTTGCGGCCACAATGGCGAGGTGCCACAGCACTGGGTCCTCCACGTCGACATGGACCAGTTCCTCGTCGCCGTCGAGCTGCTCAGGCGCCCCGAGCTGGTCGGGCTGCCCGTGGTGGTCGGCGGACGGGGCGACCCGACCGAGCGGGCCGTCGTCTCCACCGCGTCCTACGAGGCCCGCGCCCACGGCGTGCGCAGCGGGCTGGCGCTCAAGCTGGCCAAGCGGCGCTCGCCAGACGCGGTCTTCCTGCCGGTCGACTTCCCCGTCTACGAGGAGGCGTCGGCGCGGGTGATGGAGACGCTGCGCGCGACGCCCGGCGCGGTCGTGGAGGTGCTCGGCTGGGACGAGGCGTTCGTCGGGGTCGAGACCGACGACCCGGTCGCGACGGCGCGAACCGTGCAGGCCGCGGTGCTCGCAGCGACCGGGCTGCACTGCTCGGTCGGCATCGGCGACACGCTGGTCCGGGCCAAGATCGCGACCGACTTCGGCAAGCCGCAGGGCACGTTCGTGCTGACCCGCGACAACTGGATGGAGGTCATGGGCGACCGCCCGACCACCGCGCTGTGGGGCGTCGGGAACAGGATCGGCGCGCGGCTCGAGGCGATCGGGATCCGCACCGTCGCCGACCTCGCCGGTGCCGACGACGAGGCCCTGGTCGCGGCGTTCGGCCCGACCAACGGCCCCCACCTCGGCCGGCTCGGGCGCGGCGGCGGCCGCTCGCGACCCGACGACACCCCGTGGGTGGCCCGCGCCCACGGCCGCGAGACGACGTTCCAGTCCGACCTCGCGACGCCCGAGGAGGTGCGCACCGCCCTCCGCGAGCTCGCCGGGCGGGTCGTGGAGGACGTCCGCAAGGAGGGCCGGGCGGTCATGCGGGTGCACCTGAAGGTGCGCTTCGCCCCGTTCTTCACCGTCACCCGGATCCGCAAGCTCGCCGAGCCGACGTACGACGTCGAGGTGGTCGCCCGGACGGCCCACGAGCTCTACCTCGCCCTGGACGACGCGCGCCCGGTGCGGCTGCTGGGGGTGCGCGGGGAGATGGTGGCGCCGGAGGGCGGCTACTGACCGCTCGGTGCCGCGAGCACGGTCAGTCGACCCCCGCCATCAGCCGGTGGATCGGCTTCGAGGCGAGCATCACCACGACCCCGGTGACG
The sequence above is drawn from the Nocardioides sp. zg-1228 genome and encodes:
- a CDS encoding RimK/LysX family protein, whose amino-acid sequence is MSTAPQPPALDKVVLGWREWVALPQAGVPWVKAKIDTGARSSSMHAFDLEAHERDGQQRVRFSIHPWQRSDDDLVELDLPVLDRREVRSSNGQAEQRYAVALDVTLAGRTITTEMTLSNRDEMGFRMLIGREALARGFLVDASVSYAGGRPRRSVRRKNWGR
- a CDS encoding succinylglutamate desuccinylase/aspartoacylase family protein encodes the protein MARESFAIGGVRIRAGSARALELPITRLVTGAEVTLPVRVVHGREDGPRIWIDAAIHGDEVAGVEVVRQVMAGLDPKTFRGTLVAVPIVNVLGFMTGDRYLPDRRDLNRSFPGSPRGSLASRIAHLFMREIVAGCEVGIDLHTGSDQRSNLPQVRADLDDPRTRELAAAFGAPVMLHARIRDGSLRHAAGEHGARVLLYEAGENLRFDDYAVEAGVVGVRRVLAALGMTEPVEEPPVEPSLECRSSGWVRARRSGILHLDAHLGQKVSDGERLGTLFDSFGKTLRAVYANRDGVVIGRTEAPLVNSGDAVVHIAG
- a CDS encoding cysteine desulfurase-like protein; this translates as MPADLPVLDVAAFRAEFPSLESGIAHFDNPGGTQTPRVVGDAIARTLTGPLSQRGSALVSQRNAEDAVVGFRAAVADLVAGRPGGVVHGRSATALTYDVSRTLSRTWSPGDDIVVSELDHDSNVRPWLQAAERAGVTVRWLRLDPATGELDLASLEEITERTRLVALTAASNLLGTRPPVATVAARAHEVGALVHVDAVHHTAHAAPDITAMGADLLVCSPYKFFGPHCGALVADPALLETLRPDKLLPSTDVVPERFELGTLPYELLAGVTAAVDLIASLGSGDTRRERLVDAAGRIAAHELRLRERIEDGLVGLGDRLTLHSRAASRTSTLFLTLRDHAPGEVFERLARRDVLVPAGTFYAHETFRALGLPVDSGLRIGLAAYNDDSDVDRLLDGLADALG
- a CDS encoding DNA polymerase IV, giving the protein MPQHWVLHVDMDQFLVAVELLRRPELVGLPVVVGGRGDPTERAVVSTASYEARAHGVRSGLALKLAKRRSPDAVFLPVDFPVYEEASARVMETLRATPGAVVEVLGWDEAFVGVETDDPVATARTVQAAVLAATGLHCSVGIGDTLVRAKIATDFGKPQGTFVLTRDNWMEVMGDRPTTALWGVGNRIGARLEAIGIRTVADLAGADDEALVAAFGPTNGPHLGRLGRGGGRSRPDDTPWVARAHGRETTFQSDLATPEEVRTALRELAGRVVEDVRKEGRAVMRVHLKVRFAPFFTVTRIRKLAEPTYDVEVVARTAHELYLALDDARPVRLLGVRGEMVAPEGGY